One genomic window of Cyanobium sp. ATX 6F1 includes the following:
- the rsmG gene encoding 16S rRNA (guanine(527)-N(7))-methyltransferase RsmG, with protein MPAESGTAFPGASEPAAGLWQALGWTPDAQQLDLLERLQQQLRDWNGRLNLTRLVEGDDYWISQVFDSLWPLQELLGNPKAAPDCIDVGTGGGFPGLAVAIALPRARLTLVDSVGRKTEAVRAMAAALGLAERVTLRCERVERTGQERACRGHFDLAMARAVATAPVVAEYLLPLLRPQGQALLYRGQWSDGDAEALDRALVPLSGRLERLERRDLPGERGVRHALTLVATGPCPRLYPRPVGVPAKQPLGSIA; from the coding sequence ATGCCCGCCGAATCCGGTACCGCCTTCCCTGGCGCCAGCGAGCCCGCCGCTGGGCTCTGGCAGGCCCTGGGCTGGACCCCGGATGCGCAGCAACTGGACCTGTTGGAGCGCCTGCAACAGCAGCTGCGCGACTGGAATGGCCGCCTCAACCTCACCCGCCTGGTGGAGGGCGACGATTACTGGATTTCCCAGGTGTTCGATAGCCTCTGGCCGCTCCAGGAGCTGCTGGGTAACCCCAAGGCGGCACCCGATTGCATCGACGTGGGCACCGGCGGCGGCTTCCCCGGCCTGGCGGTGGCGATCGCCCTGCCCAGGGCCCGCCTCACCCTGGTGGATTCGGTCGGGCGCAAGACCGAGGCGGTGCGGGCCATGGCCGCCGCCCTGGGGCTGGCGGAGCGGGTGACCCTGCGCTGCGAGCGGGTGGAGCGCACGGGCCAGGAACGGGCCTGCCGGGGCCACTTCGACCTGGCCATGGCCCGGGCGGTGGCCACCGCCCCGGTGGTGGCCGAATACCTGCTCCCCCTGCTGCGGCCCCAGGGACAGGCGCTGCTCTACCGGGGCCAGTGGAGCGACGGCGACGCCGAGGCGCTGGATCGGGCCCTGGTGCCGCTGAGTGGCCGGCTGGAGCGGCTGGAGCGGCGGGATCTGCCGGGGGAGCGCGGCGTGCGCCATGCCCTCACCCTGGTGGCCACGGGTCCCTGCCCGCGCCTCTACCCCCGCCCGGTGGGGGTGCCCGCCAAGCAACCGCTGGGATCGATCGCCTGA
- a CDS encoding J domain-containing protein gives MAGGEPTRQTHYELLQLPPSATVEELRRAFRSLSKRYHPDTTSLPAAEANERFRLLQEAYTTLSDPARREAYDGLLRPPAPPRPVPVPRRGEPRLRPVRRDFSSGEWFALLLLGLALSASLVLGVGMAWVQGTELVRQPSWWGEAAAANLRLIPAPPGAAAVQDGSQPGVSAGNADTPHPPDASLQAPAAGA, from the coding sequence GTGGCTGGCGGAGAACCCACGCGACAGACCCACTACGAGCTGCTGCAGCTGCCGCCGAGCGCCACGGTGGAGGAGCTGCGGCGGGCCTTCCGCAGCCTGAGCAAGCGCTACCACCCCGACACCACCAGCCTGCCCGCCGCCGAGGCCAATGAGCGCTTCCGTCTGTTGCAGGAGGCCTACACCACCCTCAGCGATCCGGCCCGGCGTGAGGCCTACGACGGCCTCCTGCGTCCCCCTGCCCCGCCAAGGCCCGTGCCGGTGCCGCGCCGCGGTGAACCGAGGCTTCGGCCCGTCCGCAGGGATTTCTCCAGTGGCGAGTGGTTTGCCCTGCTGCTGCTCGGCTTGGCCCTCTCGGCCAGCCTGGTGCTGGGGGTGGGGATGGCCTGGGTGCAGGGTACGGAACTGGTGCGTCAACCCAGCTGGTGGGGGGAAGCGGCGGCGGCGAATCTGAGGCTGATTCCGGCGCCGCCAGGGGCCGCTGCGGTGCAGGATGGATCCCAGCCAGGCGTGAGCGCCGGGAATGCCGACACTCCCCACCCCCCAGACGCCTCTCTACAAGCACCCGCTGCCGGCGCTTGA
- a CDS encoding DUF3143 domain-containing protein, with the protein MPTLPTPQTPLYKHPLPALESWLRGLGGSQQRQNPCLWDLHQPQWSALIELEVEAFTVRWQHQGQISERRFPYGLSRADAEAAILAGP; encoded by the coding sequence ATGCCGACACTCCCCACCCCCCAGACGCCTCTCTACAAGCACCCGCTGCCGGCGCTTGAGAGCTGGCTGCGTGGGTTGGGGGGCAGCCAGCAGCGCCAGAACCCCTGCCTCTGGGATCTGCACCAGCCCCAGTGGAGCGCCCTGATCGAGCTGGAGGTGGAGGCGTTCACCGTGCGCTGGCAGCACCAGGGTCAGATCAGCGAGCGCCGGTTTCCCTACGGGCTCTCGCGGGCCGATGCCGAAGCGGCGATCCTGGCCGGGCCCTAG
- the bioA gene encoding adenosylmethionine--8-amino-7-oxononanoate transaminase — protein sequence MPPQRWHPHLWHPTTQVASADPPLRAVRGRGALLELDDGRQLIDAISSWWVTLHGHAEPSIAAAVAAQATELEQVIFANFSHPPAEQLADALSARSGLERLFFSDNGSTAVEVALKIAWQWWRNRGEPRRQLIAFEGAYHGDTMGAMALGARSPFTAPFDELLFEVARAPWPATWWGDEGVEPRERLALERLEQLLETPTAAVILEPLVQGAAGMAMVREGFLREVERRVRAAGALLIADEVLTGFGRTGALFACQRAGLTPDLIALSKGLTGGFLPMGVTLAREALHAGFIGASERTFLHGHSFTANPLGCAAALASLTLLEANPGRYERFEARHRPHLEVLAQHPKLRFPRLIGTIAAIDLVLEKPGYFNPAGRIVQRRALAEGVFLRPLGQVIYLLPPLCLDDTQLEQCYGAISRALEAL from the coding sequence TTGCCCCCCCAGCGCTGGCATCCCCACCTCTGGCACCCCACCACCCAGGTGGCCAGCGCCGATCCACCCCTGCGGGCGGTGCGCGGCCGGGGCGCCCTGCTGGAGCTCGACGACGGCCGCCAGCTGATCGACGCCATCAGCAGCTGGTGGGTGACCCTGCACGGCCACGCCGAACCGTCAATCGCCGCGGCCGTGGCGGCCCAGGCCACGGAGCTGGAGCAGGTGATCTTCGCCAACTTCAGCCACCCCCCCGCCGAGCAGCTGGCGGACGCCCTCAGCGCCCGCAGCGGCCTGGAGCGCCTGTTCTTCTCCGACAACGGCTCCACCGCCGTGGAGGTCGCCCTCAAGATCGCCTGGCAGTGGTGGCGCAACCGGGGGGAGCCCAGGCGCCAACTGATTGCCTTCGAGGGGGCTTATCACGGCGACACCATGGGGGCGATGGCCCTGGGGGCCCGATCCCCGTTCACGGCCCCCTTCGATGAGCTGCTGTTCGAGGTGGCCCGCGCCCCCTGGCCCGCCACCTGGTGGGGGGATGAAGGGGTGGAGCCCCGCGAGCGTCTGGCCCTCGAGAGGCTGGAGCAGTTGCTGGAGACCCCCACCGCGGCGGTGATCCTGGAGCCCCTGGTGCAGGGGGCCGCCGGCATGGCCATGGTGCGCGAGGGCTTCCTGCGCGAGGTGGAGCGGCGGGTGCGCGCCGCCGGCGCCCTGCTGATCGCCGATGAGGTGCTCACGGGCTTCGGGCGCACCGGCGCCCTGTTCGCCTGCCAGCGGGCCGGCCTGACCCCCGACCTGATCGCCCTCTCCAAGGGGCTGACCGGAGGCTTCCTGCCCATGGGGGTGACCCTGGCCCGCGAGGCCCTGCATGCGGGCTTCATCGGCGCCAGCGAGCGCACCTTCCTGCACGGCCACAGCTTCACCGCCAATCCCCTTGGCTGTGCCGCCGCCCTGGCCAGCCTGACGCTGCTGGAGGCGAACCCTGGGCGCTACGAGCGCTTCGAGGCCCGTCACCGGCCCCACCTGGAGGTCCTGGCGCAGCATCCCAAGCTGCGTTTTCCGCGCCTGATCGGCACGATCGCCGCCATCGATCTGGTGTTGGAGAAGCCCGGCTACTTCAATCCCGCCGGTCGGATCGTGCAGCGCCGGGCCCTGGCCGAGGGGGTGTTTCTCAGGCCCCTGGGCCAGGTGATCTACCTGCTGCCGCCCCTCTGCCTCGATGACACCCAGCTGGAGCAGTGCTATGGCGCCATCAGCCGGGCCCTGGAGGCTCTCTAG